A single genomic interval of Labeo rohita strain BAU-BD-2019 chromosome 13, IGBB_LRoh.1.0, whole genome shotgun sequence harbors:
- the wu:fj16a03 gene encoding uncharacterized protein wu:fj16a03, producing MKAWFILFLLLPLCTADYYIECYGEDFLMVRNMVLQCRSKVPQSCYTRATGEKGCVSVEFCKRKGWKCCNENRCNA from the exons ATGAAGGCCTGGTTCATTCTGTTCCTTCTTCTGCCTCTTTGCACGG CGGATTATTACATCGAGTGCTACGGGGAAGACTTCCTGATGGTGAGGAACATGGTTCTGCAGTGCAGGAGTAAAGTTCCTCAGTCCTGCTATACCAGAG CAACTGGAGAGAAAGGCTGCGTGAGTGTGGAGTTCTGTAAAAGGAAGGGCTGGAAATGCTGTAACGAAAACCGCTGCAATGCTTGA